Proteins found in one Pseudochaenichthys georgianus chromosome 13, fPseGeo1.2, whole genome shotgun sequence genomic segment:
- the LOC117456987 gene encoding odorant receptor 131-2-like: protein MSNNSSLVGGVSYQQQVYRIIVVQILVVIFVYINLLLIFTFFKKECFYTNARYILFAVTLLSDSMLLIISTITVMFAYFRFNIQVGLCMILCNLLFLYSFVTPITLTAMTLERYVAICIPLRHGELCSTRSAMHCILIIHGLSAVPCIMVLSAFFATASLSLYTKERTCSMETFNVYRWQSHMVSAMNQLYFLLMLITIVVSYVKIVKVAKAASGENKKSTWKGLRTVILHAFQLLLCLIQLWCPFIEAALLPIDLQLYIDVRYNNYIMFILAPRCLSPLIYGLRDETFSHALKSYASFGLYKKNRI from the coding sequence ATGAGCAATAACAGCTCACTGGTGGGTGGTGTGTCTTATCAGCAGCAGGTTTACCGGATCATTGTTGTGCAGATCCTGGTGGTGATCTTTGTTTACATAAACCTTTTGCTAATTTTTACCTTTTTTAAAAAGGAGTGTTTCTACACAAACGCACGCTACATCTTATTTGCTGTTACACTACTATCTGATAGCATGTTGTTGATCATTTCTACTATCACTGTCATGTTTGCCTATTTCAGGTTTAATATACAAGTTGGCCTGTGTATGATTCTCTGTAATCTTTTGTTTCTGTACTCTTTTGTCACACCGATTACTTTGACAGCAATGACTCTGGAGCGTTATGTTGCCATCTGCATTCCCCTGCGACACGGAGAGCTGTGCTCCACACGCAGCGCTATGCACTGCATCCTCATCATTCATGGCCTCAGCGCTGTTCCCTGTATTATGGTTCTCTCCGCCTTCTTTGCAACAGCCTCTCTTAGCTTGTACACAAAAGAAAGGACGTGTTCAATGGAGACCTTCAATGTGTACAGATGGCAGAGTCATATGGTGTCAGCTATGAACCAGTTGTACTTTTTGCTCATGTTAATTACTATTGTAGTATCTTATGTTAAAATAGTGAAAGTGGCCAAAGCTGCATCAGGAGAGAACAAGAAGTCAACATGGAAAGGGCTCAGAACGGTCATACTTCATGCTTTCCAGCTGCTACTGTGTCTCATCCAGCTGTGGTGCCCGTTCATTGAAGCTGCTTTACTTCCGATTGATTTACAGTTATATATTGATGTCAGGTACAATAACTACATAATGTTTATACTAGCTCCCAGATGTCTGAGTCCTCTCATCTATGGCCTCAGGGACGAAACATTTTCTCATGCATTGAAAAGCTACGCTTCCTTTGGCTTGTATAAAAAAAATAGAATTTGA
- the LOC117457854 gene encoding diablo IAP-binding mitochondrial protein-like produces MAALRRITTCFRLLRSSTRVLISSGKPAGKWTHILYTGISSLTVGGALCAIPFKQADNLSRDSLVRRAASLVTDSSSTFLSQTTLALIDAITEYSKTVHTLISLQRRYLEALGRLSQVEEDKIWQVIIAQRSEVDDRQDECKRFESTWFIAVKLCETAAEAARTSGAEHASITVSTNIQVALTQVEEAQKLSKDADKKLIEIKVMEVERMAQHAASLQNDSDEEEVPDAYLRED; encoded by the exons ATGGCCGCACTGCGGAGGATAACAACCTGCTTCCGTCTACTCAG gaGTTCAACTCGTGTCCTCATCAGTAGCGGTAAACCTGCGGGGAAATGGACACACATTCTGTACACAGGTATATCGTCACTAACTGTGGGCGGTGCGCTGTGTGCTATACCTTTCAAACAG GCTGACAACCTCTCTCGTGACTCTCTGGTCAGACGAGCAGCCTCTCTGGTTACAGACAGTTCAAGCACCTTTCTCTCTCAGACCACTTTAGCTCTTATTGATGCCATCACAGAGTACTCTAAA ACTGTGCACACACTCATTTCCCTCCAAAGACGATATTTGGAAGCGCTGGGAAGACTATCTCAAGTAGAAGAGGATAAAATCTGGCAGGTGATCATTGCCCAGCGTTCTGAG GTTGACGACAGACAAGATGAATGCAAACGTTTTGAGTCCACCTGGTTCATCGCAGTCAAGCTGTGTGAAACGGCGGCTGAGGCAGCACGCACATCAG GAGCTGAACATGCGTCCATCACGGTGTCGACGAACATTCAGGTGGCCCTGACGCAGGTGGAGGAGGCACAGAAACTGTCAAAGGATGCCGATAAAAAGTTGATCGAGATTAAAGTAATGGAGGTTGAAAGGATGGCGCAACATGCTGCTTCCTTACAGAATGATAGTGATGAGGAAGAGGTGCCTGACGCTTATCTAAGAGAAGATTGA
- the LOC117456985 gene encoding odorant receptor 131-2-like, protein MSDNNSLAGGKFGQRQFDYRVIIVQILVVVFLCINLLLILTFFSKDLFYTTMRYILFAVTLFSDSFILIMSDVLLNLSYFQFTMKIGLCIILYILLSLYSFVTPITLTAMTLERYVAICMPLRHGALCSTSSAVHCILIIHGLSAVPCIVVLSVFFASAPPNMYTQEKICSMQLFVFLRWQDHIKLVVFQLYFLIMFVTIILSYIGIVKVAKAASGEDTNSTWRGLITVILHAFQLLLCLIQLWCPFIETAILPVNLMLFINIRYFNYVTFTLASRCLSPLIYGLRDENFFRALKYNTATMLS, encoded by the coding sequence ATGTCAGATAACAATTCATTGGCTGGTGGTAAGTTTGGGCAGCGTCAGTTTGATTACCGGGTCATCATAGTGCAGATTCTGGTGGTGGTGTTCCTTTGTATCAACTTGTTGCTCATTttgacctttttttcaaaggacCTCTTCTACACAACCATGCGCTACATCTTATTTGCTGTAACACTATTCTCTGATAGCTTTATTTTAATCATGTCTGATGTCCTGCTCAACTTGAGCTACTTTCAGTTCACAATGAAAATTGGCTTGTGTATCATTCTCTATATTCTTTTATCTCTGTACTCTTTTGTCACACCGATTACTTTGACAGCAATGACTCTGGAGCGTTATGTTGCCATCTGCATGCCCCTGCGACACGGAGCGCTGTGCTCCACAAGCAGCGCTGTGCACTGCATCCTCATCATTCACGGCCTCAGCGCTGTTCCCTGTATTGTGGTTCTCTCCGTCTTCTTTGCATCAGCCCCCCCTAATATGTATACTCAAGAGAAGATTTGCTCCATGCAATTATTTGTCTTTCTCCGATGGCAGGATCACATTAAATTAGTGGTATTTCAGTTATACTTCTTAATTATGTTTGTAACCATCATTTTATCCTACATTGGTATAGTGAAAGTGGCCAAAGCTGCATCAGGAGAGGATACAAATTCAACATGGAGAGGGCTCATAACGGTAATTCTTCATGCTTTCCAGCTGCTTCTCTGTCTCATCCAGCTGTGGTGCCCGTTTATAGAAACTGCAATCCTCCCGGTTAATTTGATGTTATTCATCAATATTAGGTACTTTAATTACGTAACATTTACTCTTGCTTCAAGATGTTTGAGTCCTCTCATTTATGGCCTCAGGGATGAAAACTTTTTCCGTGCATTGAAATACAATACTGCCACAATGCTCAGTTAA
- the LOC117456986 gene encoding odorant receptor 131-2-like, whose product MSNNSSLVGGVSYQQQVYPIIVVQILVVIFVYINLLLIFTFFKKECFYTNARYILFAVTLLSDSMLLIISTITVMFAYFRFNIQVGLCMILCNLLFLYSFVTPITLTAMTLERYVAICIPLRHGELCSTRSAMHCILIIHGLSAVPCIMVLSAFFATASLSLYTKERTCSMETFNVYRWQSHMLSAMNQLYFLLMLITIVVSYVKIVKVAKAASGENKKSTWKGLRTVILHAFQLLLCLIQLWCPFIESAPIDLQLYINVRYNNYIMFILAPRCLSPLIYGLRDEAIYHALKSYASFGLYKKNRI is encoded by the coding sequence ATGAGCAATAACAGCTCACTGGTGGGTGGTGTGTCTTATCAGCAGCAGGTTTACCCGATCATTGTTGTGCAGATCCTGGTGGTGATCTTTGTTTACATAAACCTTTTGCTAATTTTTACCTTTTTTAAAAAGGAGTGTTTCTACACAAACGCACGCTACATCTTATTTGCTGTTACACTACTATCTGATAGCATGTTGTTGATCATTTCTACTATCACTGTCATGTTTGCCTATTTCAGGTTTAATATACAAGTTGGCCTGTGTATGATTCTCTGTAATCTTTTGTTTCTGTACTCTTTTGTCACACCGATTACTTTGACAGCAATGACTCTGGAGCGTTATGTTGCCATCTGCATTCCCCTGCGACACGGAGAGCTGTGCTCCACACGCAGCGCTATGCACTGCATCCTCATCATTCATGGCCTCAGCGCTGTTCCCTGTATTATGGTTCTCTCCGCCTTCTTTGCAACAGCCTCTCTTAGCTTGTACACAAAAGAAAGGACGTGTTCAATGGAGACCTTCAATGTGTACAGATGGCAGAGTCATATGTTGTCAGCTATGAACCAGTTGTACTTTTTGCTCATGTTAATTACTATTGTAGTATCTTATGTTAAAATAGTGAAAGTGGCCAAAGCTGCATCAGGAGAGAACAAGAAGTCAACATGGAAAGGGCTCAGAACGGTCATTCTTCATGCTTTCCAGCTGCTACTGTGTCTCATCCAGCTGTGGTGCCCGTTCATTGAATCTGCTCCGATTGATTTACAGTTATATATTAATGTCAGGTACAATAACTACATAATGTTTATACTAGCTCCCAGATGTCTGAGTCCTCTCATCTATGGCCTCAGGGATGAAGCAATTTATCATGCATTGAAAAGCTACGCTTCCTTTGGCTTGTATAAAAAAAATAGAATTTGA